Within Raineyella sp. W15-4, the genomic segment CCAACCGCAACGGGATGGAGTTCCCGCCGTACGTCCTGGCGGCGATGCGCGAGTCGGTGGAACTCTACCGGGAGAAGGGGCTGTGGACCCTGCCGGCCCGCTACGACCTCGAGGGACACCCGCTGGTGCAGCGGCCCGCCGCCGACGCCCTGGTGTCGGCCCGGTGAGCCGCGGCCCGGGCAGGCCGGAGGGCCAACCGGGATTTGGGTAATCCTTGTCCCGCCGGGTAGAGTGCCTCCTTGGTCACCTGTGTCGGTGCACCGGCGTGCCCATCGGTCGGTGGGGCGGAACTGACGATATGAGGATCATGGCAAAGAAGGAAGGCGTACTCGAGCTCGAGGGCACCGTCGTGGAGGCTCTGCCCAACGCGATGTTCCGGGTCGAGCTGTCCAACGGCCACAAGGTGCTGGCCACCATCAGTGGCAAGATGCGACAGCACTACATCCGCATCCTGCCGAGTGACCGGGTCGTCGTCGAGGTCTCCGCCTACGACCTCAACCGCGGGCGCATCGTCTACCGACACAAGTGACACACGGGTGGGCCCGGCCCACCTACCCACCCATCCACAGTCGGGCGCGGTCCGTCGACGGGCCACGCCCCGCGCCGATTCAGGAAGACGATCGATGAAGGTTCAGCCGAGCGTCAAGAAGATCTGCGACAAGTGCAAGGTCATTCGCCGGCACGGTCGCGTGATGGTGATCTGCGAGAACCCGCGCCACAAGCAGCGCCAGGGCTGACCGCCCGGGCGCCTCGCGTCACCGACCCACAACCGAATACTCCACTCACCGGGCCGCCGGCGGGTGGGGACCCTCACTCAGTGTGAACGCAACCCCGGGGCGTACGTCCCGGATCCACCCTCGGACGAAGGCCGAGGCCCTGCCGTGAAATTTCCTGGGACCGAACCTCCCGGATCAGGCGGACAGGGACGCTTCACGCCACACACCTTCGCGGACCACGGAGGTCATGCGGGTCGGGAGACCCGTTCCGTCGTCCGTCCCACGGGAAAGGAACCCGCCACATGGCACGCCTGATCGGTGTCGACCTGCCGCGCGAGAAGCGCCTCGAGGTCGCCCTCACCTACATCTACGGCATCGGCCACACCCGCGCGCTGGAGACCCTCGCCGCCACCGGCATCTCCGGCGACAAGCGCGTCCACGAGCTCACCGAGGACGACCTGGTCGTCCTGCGTGACTACATCGAGGCCAACTACCAGACCGAAGGTGACCTCCGCCGCGAGGTCGCTGCCGACATCCGCCGCAAGATCGAGATCGGCTCCTACCAGGGTCGTCGTCACCGCAGCGGTCTGCCGGTCCGTGGCCAGCGCACCCGTACCAATGCGCGTCAGCGCAAGGGCAAGCGCAAGCCCGTCGCCGGCAAGAAGAAGTGACCCCCACTTCCCCGCTCACTGACTGACAGATTCTTCGAGGAGCAGAAACACACTCATGGCTACTGCAGGCCGTAGCACCGGCAAGAAGGTGCGCCGCAAGGAAAAGAAGAATGTGGTCGCCGGCCAGGCCCACATCAAGTCGACCTTCAACAACACGATCATCTCGATCACCGATCCCGCCGGGCAGGTCATCTCCTGGGCCTCTGCCGGCACCGTCGGGTTCAAGGGTTCCCGCAAGTCCACCCCGTACGCCGCTCAGATGGCCGCCGAGGCGGCCGGTCGTCGTGCCATGGAGCACGGCCTGAAGCGCGTCGACGTGTTCGTCAAGGGTCCGGGGTCCGGTCGGGAGACCGCGATCCGTTCGCTGGGCGCCATCGGTCTGGAGATCGGCCCGATCTCCGACGTGACCCCCGTCCCGCACAACGGCTGCCGCCCGCCGAAGCGCCGCCGCGTCTGACCCGAACGAACAAGCAAAGGACTGAACAAGAATGGCCCGTTACACCGGCCCCATGACCAAGAAGTCCCGTCGTCTCGGGACCGACCTCGTCGGCAACGACAAGGCGTTCGAGCGCCGCCCCTACCCCCCGGGCGTGCACGGCCGCGGCCGTACCAAGGACTCCGAGTACTCGCTGCAGCTGCGTGAGAAGCAGAAGGCCCGGTTCGCCTACGGTGTGCTGGAGAAGCAGTTCTCCCGCTACTACGAGGAGGCCAACCGGCAGCCCGGGCGTACCGGTGACAACCTGCTGCGCATCCTCGAGTCGCGTCTCGACAACGTCGTGTACCGCGCCGGGTTCGCCTCGACCCGCCGCCAGGCGCGTCAGCTCGTCAACCACGGGCACTTCCTGGTGAACGGCAAGAAGGTCAACATCCCGTCGTACCGCGTCGCCGACCACGACATCATCCAGGTGCGTGAGAAGTCGCTCAACATCGACCCGTTCGTGGTCGCCCGCGAGATCCACGCCGAGCGCTCCGTGCCGGCCTGGCTCGAGGCCCGCCCGAACCAGATGAAGATCTTCGTGCACCAGCTGCCGACCCGTGAGCAGATCACCGTCGACGTGCAGGAGCAGTTGATCGTCGAGCTCTACTCGAAGTGATCCTGAGGGCAGGAGGGGTGGGCATCCGCCCCTCCTGCCGGGTTCACCCCGGGAGAGCGCCCGTCCGGGTGGCTCTCCCACACCCGGGGCCGGACGGCATCCCGTCGTCGCCCCACGCGGATCGCGTCCTCAAATAGCGGTGGACGCGGAAAGGAACACACCATGCTGATCGCCCAGCGCCCGACCCTGAGCGAAGAGGTCCTCGACGAGCACCGTTCGCGGTTCGTCATCGAGCCCCTCGAGCCCGGCTTCGGTTACACCCTCGGCAACTCGCTGCGTCGTACGCTGCTCTCCTCGATCCCCGGTGCGGCGCTGACCAGCATCAAGATCGACGGGAACCTGCACGAGTTCTCCACCCTCCCGGGCGTCGTCGAGGACGTCACCGAGATCATCCTCAACCTCAAGGGTCTCGTGCTCACCTCGGAGGAGGACGAGCCGGTGGTCATGTACCTGCGCAAGGCCGGTGCCGGTGAGGTCACCGCCGCCGACATCCAGCCGCCGGCCGGTGTCGAGGTGCACAATCCCGACCTGCACATCGCCACGCTCAACCGGGACGGCGCCATCGACATGGAGTTCGTCGTCGAGCGCGGCCGTGGCTACGTGTCGGCCGACCAGAACAAGGAGACCGAGCACGAGATCGGCCGGATCCCGGTCGACTCGATCTACTCCCCGGTGCTGAAGGTCAGCTACAAGGTGGAGGCCACCCGCGTCGAGCAGCGGACCGACTTCGACCGGCTCGTCGTCGACGTGGAGGCGAAGCCGTCGATCACCCCGCGGGACGCGGTCGCCTCCGCGGGCCGTACGCTCGTCGAGCTGTTCGGCCTGTTCCGGGAGCTCAACGTCGAGGCCGAGGGCGTCGAGATCGGCCCGTCGCCGGTCGACGACCAGTACGCCACCGATCTGGCGCTGCCGGTCGAGGACCTCAACCTGTCGGTGCGTTCCTACAACTGCCTGCGTCGTGAGGGCATCCACACCGTGGGTGAGCTCATCTCGCGGTCCGAGCAGGACCTGCTCGACATCCGCAACTTCGGCTCCAAGTCCATCGACGAGGTCAAGCAGCAGCTGGCCACCATGGGCCTGGCGCTCAAGGACAGCGCCCCCGGTTTCGATCCCTACACCTACGCCGGTGCGGGGAGCGACGACGAGGACGAGGACACCGACTTCGCGGAGACCGAGCAGTACTGAGCTCCGCTCCGTACGAGCAGTCCCGGGCACCGCTTCTGATTGAACTGGAGAGACAAGAATGCCTACCCCCACCAAGGGCCCCCGTCTGGGCGGCAGCGCCGCGCACGAGCGCATCATCCTGGCCAACCTGGCCAGCCAGCTGTTCGAGCACGGCGCCGTCGTGACCACCGAGGCCAAGGCCAAGCGGGTCCGTCCGCTGGCCGAGAAGATGATCACCAAGGCCAAGCGGGGCGACCTGCACGCCCGCCGCGTGGTGCTGAAGACCATCACCGATCCGAGCGTGGTGCACGTGTTGTTCACCGAGATCGCCCCGGCGATGGAGGGTCGCGACGGCGGCTACACCCGGATCACCAAGATCGGCAACCGCCAGGGCGACAACGCCCCGATGGCCAAGATCGAGGTGATTACCGAGCCGGTCGCCGCGAAGGGCGAGCCGACCACCACCGAGTCCGCCGAGGAGACTGCCGAGGAGATCACGGCAGCGGCGGTGGCCGACGCCGCCGAGCCGCAGATCGCCGCGGACGAGGTCATCGAAGACGAGGTCATCGAGGCGGAGTCCGCTCAGCCGGAGGCGGTCGTCGAGGCCGAGGTCGAGGAGACCACCGAGGCCGCCGAGCCGAAGGCCGACGAGAAGGCCTGATCAGGGCCACTGAGCCGGGCGCGTACGTCACCGGGGCGTGGAAGGGACTTCCTTTCCACGCCCCGCGGCGTTCCCGCGGGAACGTTCCCGTGTGTTGACGTGCCCGGATCAGCCCGATCGCGTTTCCGCGGGAACGCCGAGGGTGCTTCAGATGTCCGGAACTGACCGTTTCTGATGCCAGTTGTGTCCGATCGCGTTCCCGCGGGAATGGTGTCCCGTGGGAATGGTCCCCGCCGCTCCAGGATGTCTCCGGTACGCCGAATGGCGGGCCCCCGGTATGGGGGACCCGCCATCCCGGACGCGTCGGAGCGGACTCAGGCCTGGGTGGCCTTGGTGAGGCGCTCGTTCACGTCGTCCCAGTTCACGATGTCCCAGAAGGCCTTGACGTAGTCGGCCTTGACGTTCTTGTACTGCAGGTAGAAGGCGTGCTCCCACAGGTCGAGCACCAACAGCGGGGCCTGGCCGACCGGCAGGTTGCCCTGGTGGTCGAAGACCTGGTAGACGCGCAGGTCCTGGGAGAACGCGTCGTAGCCGAGGACGGCCCAGCCGGAGCCCTGGATGCCCAGCGCCACCGCGGAGAACTCCTTCTGGAAGGACTCCAGCCCGCCGAACTTGGTGTCCAGCGCGGTCTTGATCCCGCCGGTCGGCTCGGAGCCGCCCGGAGTCAGGTTGGTCCAGAAGACCGAGTGGTTGAAGTGGCCGCCGAGGTTGAAGGCGAGGTCCTTCTCCAGCTTGTTGATGACGCCGAAGTTGCCCTTGTCGCGGGCCTCGGCGAGCTGCTCGAGCGCGGTGTTGGCGCCCTTGACGTACGTGGCGTGGTGCTTGTCGTGGTGCAGCTCCAGGATCTCCGGGATGATGGCAGGGGCCAGAGCGTTGTAATCGTAGGGGAGATCGGGCAGCTGGTAGGTCATGGTTGCTCCTTCACCCGGCAGGCGCCGGTCATTGACGAGTAAGTCATTCTCACCTTATCGACGTGCACCGCGCGGTCAATGGTTCTTTTCGCGCCGACTCTCCAGCACCCGGAACCCCTTCGAGCTCGCCAGCCGCTCGGTCGGCCACCCCTGCTCGCCCAGCCAGTGCTGCAGACTGTCCGCCCCGAGGTTCTTGCCGACCACCAGCACCGCCCGCCCGTCCGGCGTGAGCCGGCCGAGCCAGGTCAGCAACAGCTCGTGCAGCGCCTCCTTGCCGATCCGGATCGGCGGGTTGGACCAGATCTCGTCGTACCTCGCGGCCGGGTCGACCCGGTCCGGGGTGGACGTCCGCACCCGGTCGGCGACCCCCAGTGCGGCGGCGTTGTCCCGGGTCAGGGCGAGTGCCCGCTCGTTGGTGTCCACCGCATCGACCGACAGCCAGGGGCAGTCCAGGGCCAGGGTCAGCGCGATCGGGCCGTAGCCGCAGCCGACGTCGGCGACCCGACGGACCTCGGGCCCCGGGGGCGGCACCTCCTTGAGCAGCACGGCGGTCGCCGGGTCCAGCCGGCTGCCGGAGAACACCCCGTTGGCGGTCTGCAGGGTCAGCTCCCGGCCACGAACGGTGAGGTGGATCGTACGGCGGTGCTCCGCGCCCTGCGGGGTGGAGAAGTAGTGCTCGGTCGGTTCCTCAGTCACCGCAGCAGTCTCCGTCCGTCGGGGGCTCGGTGGTGGGTGTCGTCGGGGTCAGCACCCGGACCGCCCGGGCGGCTGCAGCGCGGGCCGCCAGTTCGTCGTCGGGTGGGTAGCCCACCTCCTCCAGGGTGAGCCCGTGCGCCGGCATCACCTGGATCGACGACTGGCGGCTGGTCGCGTCCCGGACGGTGCGCAGCCAGGCCAGGTCGCGCCGGCCGGTGGCGACGGTGGCCAGCGCCCCGACCAGGGAGCGCACCATCGAATGACAGAACGCGTCGGCCCGTACGGTGATCTCCACCGTCCCGTCCCCCGGCCGGCGGCGCGCCGTGCAGTCCAGCAGCGTACGGATCGTGGTGGCGCCCTCCCGCGGCCTGCAGAACGCGGCGAAGTCCCGCAGCCCGAGCAACTCGCGGCCGGCCGCGGTCAGCGCGTCAGGGTCGAGCGTGCCGCGGATCCGGGCGACATGGCCGCGCAGCAGTGGGTCGGCGAACCCCGCCTCGTCCACCAGCCGGTAGACGTAGCGGCGCCACCGGGCGGCGAACCGGGCGTCGAAGCCCGCCGGCGCGGGACGTACGTCGCGGACCACCAGATCGGCCGGCAGCACCCGCTGCAGCCGGCGCCGCAGGGTGTCCACCGGGGCCTCGTCGAGCAGGTCGACGTGGGCCACCTGGCCCCGGGCGTGCACCCCGGCGTCGGTTCGCCCGGCGACCGTCAGAGTGGCCGGGGCGGACAGTCGCAGCACCTGGCCGATCCGGTGCTCCAACTCGCCCTGCACCGTCCGCCGGTCCGGCTGGGCCGCCCAGCCGCTGAAGTCGGTGCCGTCGTAGGCGATGTCCAGTCGCCACCGGGTGGTGCCCGGTGCCGGGCCCTCGATCATCGGCCGGCCCGATGGCCATCGACCGGGTCTGCGGGATCGGTCGAGTCAGCCGGGCGATGGTAGACCAGGTCACGGATCTGCCGGCCGGCGGCGAGCCCGCGCTGCTCGAACCGGGTCAGTGGCCGGGCCTCCGGGCGCGGCGCCCACCCGCCGTACGCGTTGACCAGGTCGCGGCGTCCGTCGAGCACCTCACGCATCTGCTCGGCGTAGTCGGGCCAGTCGGTCGCCAGGTGCCAGCTGCCGCCGGGCCGCAGCCGGGAGGCGACCAGTGCGGCGGTGGCCGGGTTGACCAGCCGGCGCTTGTGGTGGCGGGCCTTGTGCCAGGGATCGGGGAAGAAGGTGAGGATCCGCGCCACGCTTCCGGCCGGGATCCAGTGCCGCAGCGCGTCCACCCCGTCGACCTCGGCGAGGCGTACGTTCGTCAGGCCCGCGCGGGCGACCATCCCCAGGGCGCTGGCGACCGCCGGCTTGAACACCTCGAACCCCAGGTAGTCCACCTCCGGGTGCCGGCCCGCGATCGCGACACAGGCCTCACCGTTGCCGGTGCCGATCTCCAGCCACAGCGGGGCCGTCCGCCCCCAGATCGCCGCCGGGTCGAACGGCTGCCCGGGGGCGACGGAGGTGCTGGTGGCCCGGTGGGCCAGCGGGATGACCCAGGCGGCGTGGTGCGCCTCCCAGTTGCGCAGTTGCGAGGCGTTCATCCGGGTGCTGCGCCGGACGAACGAGACGACGTCGCGGTGGGCGCGGGGAAGCGGAGTGGCGGTCCCGGTCACCGGTCGGCCCTGCGTCGGTAGGGGTTGGCCTGCGGCTTGCGGCGGTTCCGGTGCGCCGACGGGTGGTCGTGTTCGGCGCGTTCGGCGCGGCGCCGGGCCGCTTCGGCGTCCCTGGCGAGTTGCTCGGCGACCATCGCGTCGACCGCCCGCTGCCGGGACCGGTCGGTCCAGCGGCGGGTGAGGACGGACCGGAGGTACATCGTCACGGTCAGGACGACGGCGAAGGCCGCCAGCGACCATCCCCAGCTGCCGGTCAGCTGCAGCGCCAGCGCGCCGGCCGCGGCGGACAGCAGGGCCACCACCCACAGGCTGACCTCACGGATCAGCTTGGCGCGGCTGATACCCCGGCCGACGAGGTCGGCCGGAGTCCGGTCGCCGAGGGCAGGGGTCCGGTCGTCGCGAGGCTGGGATCCGTCGCCGGGGGTGGTGGGCATGAGGCCAATGTACGGGCCGGCCACCAGCCCCGGGGGCGCGTCCCGGGGGACGTCGTCCCGGAGCCGCCCGCCCCGGGTCAGCCGCGCTCGTCGATCGGGACGAAGTGCCGTCGCGGCGCGCCGGTGTAGATCTGCTTGGGCCGGACGATCTTCTGCTCCGGGTCGTTGGCGCCCTCCAGCCACTGGGAAAGCCAGCCGGCGGTGCGTGGGATGGCGAAGAGCGCGGTGAACATCTCCGGCTCGAAGCCGAGCGCCTCGTAGATCAGCCCGGAGTAGAAGTCGACGTTGGGGTAGAGCCGCCGCTTGACGAAGTACTCGTCCTCCAGTGCGATCTTCTCCAGCTCCAGCGCGATCTCCAGCAGTGGGTTGACGCCGGTCACCTCGAAGACGTCGTGTGCGGTCGACTTGATGATCCGGGCCCGCGGGTCGTAGTTCTTATAGACCCGGTGGCCGAAGCCCATCAGCCGGGCGCCGCCCGACTTCACCCCGGCGATGAACTCCGGCACCTTCTCCACGGCGCCGATCTCGCGCAGCATCCGCAGCACCGCCTCGTTCGCGCCGCCGTGCAGCGGGCCGAACAGCGCCCCGATCCCGGCCGACACGCAGGTGTAGGGGCCGTTGCCGGACGACGCCACGGTGCGGACCGTGGTGGTGGAACAGTTCTGCTCGTGGTCGGCGTGCAGCACGAACAGCACCTCCAGCGCGTGCACCAGCCGCGGGTCGGGGCGGTAGTCGCGCTCGCCCATCATGAACAGCATCCGCATGAAGTTCTCCACATAGGAGATGTCGTCGCGGGGGTAGACGAACGGCAGGCCGGCGGAGTGCCGGTAGGAGAACGCCGCCAGGGTCGGCATCTTGGCGATCAGCCGGCGGATCTGCAGGTGCGGGCTGAGGTGCAGGTCCGCCTCGCGGGACTCCGGGTAGAAGGCGTGCAGCGAACTCACCGCCGACATCAGCTTCGCCATCGGGTGGGCGTCGTACGGGAACGCGTCGATCAGCTTCTTGACGTTCTCCGGGATGAACATGTGGTGGTTGATGTCGTACTCCCAGCGGGCCAGCTGGCTGCTAGTCGGGAGCTCACCGTAGGCGAGCAGATAGGCCACCTCGAGGTAGCTGCACTTCTCGGCGAGCTCCTCGATCGGATAGCCGCGGTAGTCGAGGATGCCCTTGTCGCCGTGGATGTAGGCGACCGAGGAATGGCAGACGGCGGTGTTGAACATGCCCGGATCGAAGGACACCAGGCCACGGCCCTCGGCATCGTGGATCTGGAACAGATCCTTCGCCCGGATGGTCCCTTCGGAGACCGGGAGCTCGTACGTCTCCCCGGTGCGATTGTCGCGAATGGTCAGAGTCTCTCCCATGACGGCACGATAGGGGCGGTGAGGGTCCGTCCTGGGGAGGGGCGGGCGTCGGGTTCGTCACGTCGTGTGGTAAGACGTGTGATAGACAAAGGGGAGGACACGGGTCGCCTGCGGCGCCGGCGGCCGGTCGGTTGTTTTGACCCGGGCGCTCGGCGACGGTAACCTATTCCGATGTGCGCTTGGCGTCGCATGCCGGCGAGCCCGTCGCCCCGGAGACCGGGGGTGGCGATCGCGGCTTCCCGGCCGCACTGCGTACAGAGAACGTAAAACTACCTAGTGGAAGTGGTCCCCGACCGTGTCTACGTACAGCCCGAAGCCCGGCGAGATCGAGCGCCATTGGCATGTCATTGATGCCGAGGGTGTGACCCTCGGCCGCCTCGCCGTGACCGCCGCGACCCTGCTGCGCGGAAAGCACAAGGCGACCTTCGCCCCGCACATCGACGGCGGTGACTTCGTCGTGGTCGTGAACGCTTCCAAGATCCGGCTGACCGGCAAGAAGGCGACCGACAAGATGGCCTACCGGCACAGCGGTGAGCCGGGCGGCCTGAAGGCCGTGGCGTACGGCGAGCTCCTGCAGAAGGACCCGCGCCGCGCCGTGGAGCTGGCGGTCTGGGGCATGCTCCCCAAGAACCGTCTGAGCCGCAAGCTGATGGGCAAGCTCAAGGTCTACGGCGGCCCCGAGCACCCGCATGCGGCACAGAACCCGCAGCCGTACGAGATCGTCCAGATCGCCCAGTGACCCACTGATTGCCGAGGATCAACCAAGTGTCTGAAAACGTCGAAGAGACCACCGACAGCAGCGAGGAGTTCGCCTCCTTCACCGAGGGCGACCGCGAGATCGCCTATCGTTCCGAGGGTGAGGCCGCGGGTACCGCGGCCCCCGGCGAGCGCCAGGCCATCATCGCGCCCGGCATGGCCACCGGCCGCCGCAAGGAGGCCGTCGCCCGCGTCCGGATCGTTCCGGGCACCGGCAAGTGGTCCCTCAACGGGCGGGCCCTCGAGGACTACTTCCCGAGCAAGATCCACCAGCAGCTGGTGAACGAGCCCTTCGTCGTCGCCGGTGTCGAGGGCGCCTACGACGTCATCGCCCGCGTGCACGGTGGCGGCCCCTCCGGCCAGGCCGGCGCGATGCGTCTGGGCGTGGCCCGTGCGCTGAACGCCGTCGACGCCGAGGCCAGCCGTCCGGGCCTGAAGAAGGCCGGCATGCTGACCCGTGACGCGCGTGCGGTGGAGCGCAAGAAGGCCGGCCTGAAGAAGGCCCGCAAGGCTCCGCAGTACTCGAAGCGCTGATCCAGGCCTCTGGGGGGTGACTCGACGTGGGTCGTCTCTTCGGCTCGGACGGTGTTCGCGGGCGCGCGAACCAGGACCTCACGGCGGAACTGGCGCTCGATCTGGCGGTCGCGGCGGCCCACGTCCTCGGTGAGGGCGGCGGTCACCGCCGCCTCAAGGCACTCGTGGGTCGCGATCCCCGGATCAGCGGCGAGTTCCTGGAGTGCGCCGTCGTGGCTGGGCTGGCCAGCACCGGCACCGACGTCGTCCGGGTCGGTA encodes:
- the infA gene encoding translation initiation factor IF-1, whose translation is MAKKEGVLELEGTVVEALPNAMFRVELSNGHKVLATISGKMRQHYIRILPSDRVVVEVSAYDLNRGRIVYRHK
- the rpmJ gene encoding 50S ribosomal protein L36, whose translation is MKVQPSVKKICDKCKVIRRHGRVMVICENPRHKQRQG
- the rpsM gene encoding 30S ribosomal protein S13; translation: MARLIGVDLPREKRLEVALTYIYGIGHTRALETLAATGISGDKRVHELTEDDLVVLRDYIEANYQTEGDLRREVAADIRRKIEIGSYQGRRHRSGLPVRGQRTRTNARQRKGKRKPVAGKKK
- the rpsK gene encoding 30S ribosomal protein S11, with product MATAGRSTGKKVRRKEKKNVVAGQAHIKSTFNNTIISITDPAGQVISWASAGTVGFKGSRKSTPYAAQMAAEAAGRRAMEHGLKRVDVFVKGPGSGRETAIRSLGAIGLEIGPISDVTPVPHNGCRPPKRRRV
- the rpsD gene encoding 30S ribosomal protein S4 — protein: MARYTGPMTKKSRRLGTDLVGNDKAFERRPYPPGVHGRGRTKDSEYSLQLREKQKARFAYGVLEKQFSRYYEEANRQPGRTGDNLLRILESRLDNVVYRAGFASTRRQARQLVNHGHFLVNGKKVNIPSYRVADHDIIQVREKSLNIDPFVVAREIHAERSVPAWLEARPNQMKIFVHQLPTREQITVDVQEQLIVELYSK
- a CDS encoding DNA-directed RNA polymerase subunit alpha, which produces MLIAQRPTLSEEVLDEHRSRFVIEPLEPGFGYTLGNSLRRTLLSSIPGAALTSIKIDGNLHEFSTLPGVVEDVTEIILNLKGLVLTSEEDEPVVMYLRKAGAGEVTAADIQPPAGVEVHNPDLHIATLNRDGAIDMEFVVERGRGYVSADQNKETEHEIGRIPVDSIYSPVLKVSYKVEATRVEQRTDFDRLVVDVEAKPSITPRDAVASAGRTLVELFGLFRELNVEAEGVEIGPSPVDDQYATDLALPVEDLNLSVRSYNCLRREGIHTVGELISRSEQDLLDIRNFGSKSIDEVKQQLATMGLALKDSAPGFDPYTYAGAGSDDEDEDTDFAETEQY
- the rplQ gene encoding 50S ribosomal protein L17, producing the protein MPTPTKGPRLGGSAAHERIILANLASQLFEHGAVVTTEAKAKRVRPLAEKMITKAKRGDLHARRVVLKTITDPSVVHVLFTEIAPAMEGRDGGYTRITKIGNRQGDNAPMAKIEVITEPVAAKGEPTTTESAEETAEEITAAAVADAAEPQIAADEVIEDEVIEAESAQPEAVVEAEVEETTEAAEPKADEKA
- a CDS encoding superoxide dismutase, which produces MTYQLPDLPYDYNALAPAIIPEILELHHDKHHATYVKGANTALEQLAEARDKGNFGVINKLEKDLAFNLGGHFNHSVFWTNLTPGGSEPTGGIKTALDTKFGGLESFQKEFSAVALGIQGSGWAVLGYDAFSQDLRVYQVFDHQGNLPVGQAPLLVLDLWEHAFYLQYKNVKADYVKAFWDIVNWDDVNERLTKATQA
- a CDS encoding class I SAM-dependent methyltransferase, which produces MTEEPTEHYFSTPQGAEHRRTIHLTVRGRELTLQTANGVFSGSRLDPATAVLLKEVPPPGPEVRRVADVGCGYGPIALTLALDCPWLSVDAVDTNERALALTRDNAAALGVADRVRTSTPDRVDPAARYDEIWSNPPIRIGKEALHELLLTWLGRLTPDGRAVLVVGKNLGADSLQHWLGEQGWPTERLASSKGFRVLESRREKNH
- the truA gene encoding tRNA pseudouridine(38-40) synthase TruA gives rise to the protein MIEGPAPGTTRWRLDIAYDGTDFSGWAAQPDRRTVQGELEHRIGQVLRLSAPATLTVAGRTDAGVHARGQVAHVDLLDEAPVDTLRRRLQRVLPADLVVRDVRPAPAGFDARFAARWRRYVYRLVDEAGFADPLLRGHVARIRGTLDPDALTAAGRELLGLRDFAAFCRPREGATTIRTLLDCTARRRPGDGTVEITVRADAFCHSMVRSLVGALATVATGRRDLAWLRTVRDATSRQSSIQVMPAHGLTLEEVGYPPDDELAARAAAARAVRVLTPTTPTTEPPTDGDCCGD
- the trmB gene encoding tRNA (guanosine(46)-N7)-methyltransferase TrmB, yielding MTGTATPLPRAHRDVVSFVRRSTRMNASQLRNWEAHHAAWVIPLAHRATSTSVAPGQPFDPAAIWGRTAPLWLEIGTGNGEACVAIAGRHPEVDYLGFEVFKPAVASALGMVARAGLTNVRLAEVDGVDALRHWIPAGSVARILTFFPDPWHKARHHKRRLVNPATAALVASRLRPGGSWHLATDWPDYAEQMREVLDGRRDLVNAYGGWAPRPEARPLTRFEQRGLAAGRQIRDLVYHRPADSTDPADPVDGHRAGR
- a CDS encoding citrate synthase: MGETLTIRDNRTGETYELPVSEGTIRAKDLFQIHDAEGRGLVSFDPGMFNTAVCHSSVAYIHGDKGILDYRGYPIEELAEKCSYLEVAYLLAYGELPTSSQLARWEYDINHHMFIPENVKKLIDAFPYDAHPMAKLMSAVSSLHAFYPESREADLHLSPHLQIRRLIAKMPTLAAFSYRHSAGLPFVYPRDDISYVENFMRMLFMMGERDYRPDPRLVHALEVLFVLHADHEQNCSTTTVRTVASSGNGPYTCVSAGIGALFGPLHGGANEAVLRMLREIGAVEKVPEFIAGVKSGGARLMGFGHRVYKNYDPRARIIKSTAHDVFEVTGVNPLLEIALELEKIALEDEYFVKRRLYPNVDFYSGLIYEALGFEPEMFTALFAIPRTAGWLSQWLEGANDPEQKIVRPKQIYTGAPRRHFVPIDERG
- the rplM gene encoding 50S ribosomal protein L13 gives rise to the protein MSTYSPKPGEIERHWHVIDAEGVTLGRLAVTAATLLRGKHKATFAPHIDGGDFVVVVNASKIRLTGKKATDKMAYRHSGEPGGLKAVAYGELLQKDPRRAVELAVWGMLPKNRLSRKLMGKLKVYGGPEHPHAAQNPQPYEIVQIAQ
- the rpsI gene encoding 30S ribosomal protein S9, translating into MNQVSENVEETTDSSEEFASFTEGDREIAYRSEGEAAGTAAPGERQAIIAPGMATGRRKEAVARVRIVPGTGKWSLNGRALEDYFPSKIHQQLVNEPFVVAGVEGAYDVIARVHGGGPSGQAGAMRLGVARALNAVDAEASRPGLKKAGMLTRDARAVERKKAGLKKARKAPQYSKR